A window of Chloroflexi bacterium ADurb.Bin180 genomic DNA:
TCCCAGTCGTCTTCGAGCGACTCGGTATCTATCTGCTGCTCAGCAAGATAGGCCCAGGCCCGCTTCTGCAAGTCGCTCCAGGCGCGATCGCTCAACCAGGCGCGGGAGAGCTCACCGGCGATCTCAGCCTCATCTGCTCCGTCAAAAACGGGCGAGACGGCCCTAAAGCCCAGTCGGTCGGCCGCCCAACCGAGATGCGTCTCCAGTATCTGACCCACGTTCATACGAGCAGGAACACCGAGCGGATTGAGAATGATATCCACCGGCGTTCCGTCAGCCAGGTAAGGCATATCCTCGATGGGCACAATGCGCGAGATGACGCCCTTGTTGCCATGCCGCCCCGCCATCTTGTCGCCCTCGCTCACCTTGCGCTGCTGGGCAACGCTCACACGTACCATCTTGTCTACGCCGGCGGACATGTCGCGGTGCTCGTCACGAGAGAACACCCGCACCTCGACTACTTTTCCACGCTCACCATGCGGCAGCCGCAACGACGAGTCCTTGACCTCCCACGCCTTTTCGCCAAAGATCGCCCGCAGGAGCTTCTCTTCAGGTGAGAGCTCTGTTTCTCCCTTCGGCGTGATCTTGCCAACCAGGATGTCACCCGGGCCGACCTCGGCGCCGACATGGATGATGCCTTCCTCATCGAGGTTCCGCAGTGCATCTTCGCCCACGTTGGGGATATCGCGGGTGATTTCCTCCGGGCCCAGCTTGGTCTCGCGCGCTTCCACTTCGTGCTTCTCAATGTGGATTGACGAGAACTTGTCATCGCGCACCAGTTGCTCGCTGACCAGGATGGCATCTTCATAGTTGCCACCCTCCCAGGAGACAAAGGCCACCAGCACGTTCTGGCCCAGTGCCAGCTCACCGTTGTCGGTGGACGACGAGTCGGCCAGGGCAGTTCCCTTCACCACCCTGTCTCCGCGACTGACGATCGGCCGCTGGTCCAGGCAAGTACTCTGATTGGAGCGATTGTAACGTCGCAGCGAGTACGTGCGGTTCTTGCCTGCCGCGTTCCGTACCACGACCTCCCGACCGGTCGAACTAACGACCTCCCCATTCTCGGCGGCCAGCACGACCTGCCCCGAATCCAGAGCCGACTGCCGCTCCATGCCCGTGCCCACAACAGGCACTTCCGGCCGGAGCAACGGAACTGCCTGGCGCTGCATGTTGCTGCCCATCAGGGCTCGGTTAGCGTCATCATGTTCCAGGAAGGGGATCAGAGCCGCCGATACACTCACGATCTGCTTCGGCGACACATCCATGTAATCGACCCGATCCGCACTCTCCACCATAAAGCGCTGGTTAAAGCGCACCGAGGTGCGCTTGTCCAACAGCCGACCGTGTTCGTCTACGCGCGTTCCCGCTTGCGCGATCACATGCTGGTCTTCCTGGTCAGCCGTCAGGTAGACGACATCATTGGTGACTGTCGGTTCTACCGGCAGCACCTTCAAAGGCGCCTCAGCCAGCCGCAGCGCCAGGTCCTCATCGATCAGAGTGCCAGCTTCAGCAATCACCTCACCCGTGTCCGGGTGAGTCACTGCCTCGCGGAGAGTCAACCCCACCGTCGCGTTCGGCTGGTTCGTGACGTTGCGCAACACTCGTCGGTAGGGCGTCTCGACAAAGCCGTATTCATTGACGCGCGCATAGCTGGAGAGAGAGCCAATCAAGCCGATGTTCGGGCCTTCGGGTGTCTCGATAGGACAGATGCGCCCGTAGTGACTGTGGTGCACGTCACGCACGTCGAACCCGGCGCGCTCGCGGCGCAGACCTCCGGGACCCAGGGCCGACAGACGACGCTTATGAGTGAGCTCGGCCAGCGGGTTGGTCTGGTCCATAAACTGCGATAGCTGGCTGCCGCCAAAGAACTCGCGCATCACCGCCACCACCGGGCGGATGTTGATCAACCCCATCGGAGTGAGCTGCTCGGGCCCGCGTGTGCTCATCCGGTCGCGCACCATTCTCTCCATGCGCAGCAGGCCCACGCGCAGCTGATTCTGAATCAACTCCCCAACTGTCTTGATCCGGCGGTTGCCCAGGTGATCAATGTCGTCTGGCTCTCCCACCCCGTTGTTCACCAGGATCATCCGCTCCACGATCTTGACCAGGTCGAGTTTGGTCAGAATCCGAATGGGCTGCGGGATCTCCAGGCCCAGACGGCGGTTCAGCTTGTAGCGGCCAACCTTGCCCAGGTCATAGCGGCGCGGATTGAACAACAGGGCCGATAGATAGCTCCTGGCGTTCTCAAAGGTCGCCGGGTCACCGGGACGCATCTTTTTGTAGAACTCTTCCAGCGCCGAACGAGCATCCTTGGTCGGATCTCGCTCGATGGTTCGTGCCAGGTACGGGTGCTCTGGTGTCGTATCGACTGCCGCAAAGAGATTGAGCAGTTCCTCGTCGGTACCGGCCTGGATCAGCTCCGCTCCGGGCACATCGGTGATGACGCCCGTGGCGCGCAGCAACACGGTGATGGGCAGCTTGCGTTTGCGGTCGACCTTCACCGACAACACGTCGCGGCGGCTTGTTTCGCCCTCCAGCCAAGCACCGCGGTTCGGGATCAACTTGGCCATACACAGGCGCCGACCAGTGACGTGCTCTTCTTCAACCGTAAAGTAAGCACCAGGCGAGCGAATCAGTTGGCTGACGACCACCCGCTCGGCACCGTTGATCACAAAGGTGCCTTGTTCCGTCATGAGCGGGAAATCGCCCATATAGACTTCCTGCTCGCTGATCTCGCCCCCGGCCCCGTTGTTCTTGAGCTGAACTGTCACGTAGAGCGGTGTCGCGAGGGTCATGTCCCTGGTGCGGCACTCTTCCTCAGAGTACTTGGGTTCCTCAAAGCGGTGACCAAGGAAAGAGAGTTCGAGGTCGCCACCGTAGCTTACGATCGGCGAAACCTCCTCGAACAGCTCCTGGAGGCCCTCCCGCTTGAACCACTCGTAGGACTGCACCTGCATCTCGATAAGATTCGGCAGAGGGTAGACATCGGGGATGCGGGCGTAGGAGCGGATGTGGCTGGTTGAACCTGAGCCCTTGGCCGTAAGCGTAGCTGTTATCGTCATTCGACCTCACTTCTTGGATTATCAGCAGCAAGACAAGGGCGAAGGAAGCGCTCGCCTCCTCGCCGAGCTGTCTCGCACGGGCAAGGCCTTACCGATCAGCAATGACGGAGGCGACGAAGAAGATGGATGGCGTGCGAGTGCCAAATAGCGAGTATATCACTTTTTCGCAGGTTGTCAAATCAGGCCGACCGGCGAATCTGCTTCACAAACCCGGCAACCAGCTCAGCCAGATCGCCGATGAGTACGTGGTTGGCCTGATATGTAGCAGTCGCGACTGGCGCCTTTCCACTCGCCTTCTCCATCTGGGCAAAACACCGCGCGTTCGGGTTCGGACCCTGGCACGTCGCAAAGAACGCCACTGCCTTGAACTGCTCGCGATGCTTCACGATGTACGAGCGCACCGGCCCGGGCAGGCTGCTGCCCCAGAGCGGCGTCCCCAGGAGGATCAGGTCATAGTCGGCGGCGTTGTGTGTGGCCGGCAGAATCGGAACGCTCAGGCCAAGGTTCGCTTCAGCGCCAGCCAGCATGATCTTGACCAGCTTGCCGATGCCTCCCGGCTCAGTCACATCCAGATGCCGCGGTTTGACCTCCTGGATGTCCTCAACGTCAGCCCCCAGTTGAGTTGCGAACGCTTGGCCAACGCGTCGCGTGGTTCCGGACGACGAGTAAAACACAACCAGTATCTTCATAGGTGATACCTCCAGCTAGAGCAGACTTGGTCCTTCGACCGGTGACCAGTCAGACGGCTATTGCCGCCTGGCAGTGATCTCTCCTACGTACAGCCGCGGTGCACCTGGCACACGCTCAAGCAGGCCCTCGGCCGAGCCGGCCTCACGCACCCTCGCCTCGACGAGCCCCGCTCGGTTCAGATGCCGCACATACTGTTCGGCAGTCAGCACACCACCCACACATCCTGCCCAGCGGCCCAGATCCGAACACACCTCGTCAGGTACGACCGCATCACTGAGGATATCATATACCACAAGGCGGCCACCGGGTTTGAGCAGCCGTGCTGCCTCGCTGAGAACCGCTCTCTTGTCCGCCGACAGGTTCACGGCGCAGTTCGAGATCACCACGTCAACACTCCCAGACGAGAGGGGGACGCTTTCCATGGCGCAGCGCACAAAACCAGCATTGTCCTGCCCGGCGCTCCTCGCCGTGAGCAGCGCCCTCTTGACCATATCATCGACCAGGTCGATTCCCACCACCCGGCCCGAGCTGCCCACAGCCTTGGCTGCCAGAAGGCAGTCCAGTCCGAGTCCGCAGCCGAGGTCGAGCACCACTTGCCCGGTCGCCAGAGCTGCGGCACTCAACGGATTGCCGCATCCCAGTGATACTCCCTGAACCTGCTCGAGCTCTTCGGCCGTGCGGGTGCCGTACAGCTCTTCGATCACCTGCGAAGCGCCAAACCGAAAGAGCGACGGACAGGAAGCCTCATCCAGCGACATCCGCTCGACAAAAGCCGCGTAATAGTCCGCCACTGCGTCGCGCACTCGCTCCAGGTGGTCCTTTCCGGGACACGAGCCCGCCGCAGCACTGGTTCCCCTGCCGGTCACGTCTTGGCCGCCTGCTTGAGTGCGCCGGCGGCCTGGACCAGGATTGACACCACGCTGGCGTAGACAACGACCTTCTGTCCCACCACCTGGGCCACCAGACCTTGGGGGGTGTTCATCGTTGGCCGGTGGAAGATGAGCACCAGATACGCTCCCAGCACGAACAAAAACAGCGCAAAAGCCAGCGCGTAGCAACGAGGGTATCTCCGGTCGATGAGCATTGCCACCAGAAAGAACAGCACCGCCACCGGGAAACTCTGAAAGGCCCACACGACAAAGTTGCGGTGCCACAGCAATGCACGGTCGGCAGGGCACCATGCCACGCCAATGAAGCACAGGCTCGCTACCCAGCCGGCGAACGTGCCCGCCCAGGCCAAGATCCGCTGGAGCCGAGTTCTCGCAAAAAAGCTTCGGAACACGTTGAAGAAAAGCGCTAACCCAATTCCCGCTCCGGTCAGGGCAACAGTGAAGAGAATCAAGGGCGCCAGGTTTGATTCGCCGCCGTAGGTGCGAGTGAGGCCGAGGTCGCTGAAAAAGTTGCGCACAAAGGAGTAGCCCCTGTAGTCTGGATCCAGGTAGTTGCCCCCTCTGTACAGCAGCATGGCCAGCGCGGTCAACACCACGAACTGCAGGCAGGCAACCGCCGCGGCGATCAGCGCCCACCGCCGTCGCCCGTCGCGCGGCGGACCCCCGCCACGTCCCAAGCCTAGTCCCATCGTATTCCCCGTCGTCGCAGAGCGAGCAGAGCGAGCGCGACATTCGCCGACCACGGAACGAGCTTGAATTCTCCCGCCATGACTGCGTCCTCCATCTCCCGCGGCGATAGCCTGACCAGCTCCTGCGGCTCCAGGTCGTCGGAGCAGGGTTCGCCGCTCTGCCTGGCGTCCAGCGCAAGGTAAAGATGGCCGGTGGCGATGCCCCTGTTGGCACCGGCCTTGTAGCTTCCCAGATGCACCCATTCGTCCGCGATGCAACCCATCTCCTCGCGCAGCTCACGTTGCGCCGCCGCCAGAGGGGCCTCGCCCGGCTCGATGTACCCGCCCACCGGCGCCAGCGACAGGCCCTCAAGAGCGTACTTTTCCTGTCGAAAGCACAGGAACTCGCCGCCGGCCGAATAGGGAAGCACGTTGACAAAGTCCGGGGTGATGATCCACGGCCAGTGCTCGATCACGCGCCCGTCAGGAAGCTCAACCGTGTGCTCTTCAACGGTGAGGTACATGCTGTGTTCAAGGATCACTCGTCGCGACAGGGTCTTCCATGAAGACATGTTCGTAGCGCTCCAATCACCCTCGCTCAGGCCAGGCACCCGGCGCTTGTCTGGTCCTGTCCATCGAGAGTCACCATCCTAGGGCTGCTCTCATCTCACTTGCCGGCAAGTCGGGGCCGTGCCCGGGATAGATGCGCGTTACGTTCAGCGCAAAGAGCCGCCTCCAACTCTCCAGGACCTGCTGCCGGTCGTTTCCGGCAGGCGGGATCCTAGCCTTTCCTCCTCCAATTCCTACGCCTGCTCCCAGGTCGCCGACAAAGGCCTCTCCCGAATCGAGGACCAGGCTGATCGACCCGACCGTGTGGCCTGGCGTGTAGATCACCCTGCCCCGCACCCCGAATTCAGCCAGGTCGAGTCCCTCGTCGTGAATCACAATGTCGGCAGGCACTGGAGGGAACCTCATCAGCGAGGCCACCCAATCGATGGGCTTGGCCATTGCGCGCACGGCCGGATTCCACATGGCCGGAACCACTACTCTGCCGGTCTCAACCAGTTCACGGTCGCGTTCGTGTATCGCCACCCTGGCACCGGTCAGTCGCTTGAGAGCGGCAGCGGCGCCGGCGTGGTCGATGTGGCCATGCGTCAGCAGGATGAGCCTCAGCTCGCGAGGTGCGACATGATACTCTCGCAGCGCGCTCAGCACCATTCTTTCGGTCCGCGGGATTCCCGTGTCAACCAGTATCCAGCCGCTGTCGCCAATCAGGTACCGGTTGAAAGGACCCCTGGTGATAGTGTGTATCTGCATTGTCACGACGCCCTCTCGGCGCAAGATTACGGAACGTACGGCGCATCCGGATCGAACACGATGACCGCATAGCTGAAATCGTGAGTGACGCCCTCGATTCTCACGTCATTGATATGAACAGTGTACCAGATGTCGCGCTGCGGGGCGACACCAACGGCCAGCTCGGGCTGCCAGACAATGGTGTTCTCGCCATAGCCGCTTGCCAGAGGCATCACCGCCAGGAGCACGGCTTCATCACCCCTGGACATGGCAATGCTGGCCCGCTGAAAGTCAGCTCCGTCATAGGAGAACGACCACCGTGGGTACACCACCTGATAAGGCACATAACCGGGAGGCGGCCAGGCCACAAAGCCATCGCGGGTCTGCGGCCGCGCCAGGGAGCGTGGGCCCCACACCATCAGCGCGTTGGCCCCCAGGAATCCAGAGCGCCCCGGAACATCGCCTGTGCCCATGACCCGCGTGCGTGGGTACAGCAACCAGCGTCGGTGTGGCACATGGTAGTTGAGCTCTCCCGGGTCTTCCATGTACCCATCAATGGCCCTGGGTCCCCACACACCGGCATACAGATTGGACGCGCCGGCAGCTCGATCGCCTTCCTCAGAATAGCAGTACCACTCCGGGTCAGGGGTGTGGCTTACCTTTCCGTTCGCCGCCATCATCAAAGCCGCGTGCTGAGCGGCGGCGTTCATCGTAGCATCCAGCACGATGCTCGCGGGCACCCCGGCCATCGCTCGGAAATAGTTGATGCGGTGCACAACGGCTTCCCGATACTCGGCGGAGGTCGCTCCCGG
This region includes:
- the rpoB gene encoding DNA-directed RNA polymerase subunit beta, giving the protein MTITATLTAKGSGSTSHIRSYARIPDVYPLPNLIEMQVQSYEWFKREGLQELFEEVSPIVSYGGDLELSFLGHRFEEPKYSEEECRTRDMTLATPLYVTVQLKNNGAGGEISEQEVYMGDFPLMTEQGTFVINGAERVVVSQLIRSPGAYFTVEEEHVTGRRLCMAKLIPNRGAWLEGETSRRDVLSVKVDRKRKLPITVLLRATGVITDVPGAELIQAGTDEELLNLFAAVDTTPEHPYLARTIERDPTKDARSALEEFYKKMRPGDPATFENARSYLSALLFNPRRYDLGKVGRYKLNRRLGLEIPQPIRILTKLDLVKIVERMILVNNGVGEPDDIDHLGNRRIKTVGELIQNQLRVGLLRMERMVRDRMSTRGPEQLTPMGLINIRPVVAVMREFFGGSQLSQFMDQTNPLAELTHKRRLSALGPGGLRRERAGFDVRDVHHSHYGRICPIETPEGPNIGLIGSLSSYARVNEYGFVETPYRRVLRNVTNQPNATVGLTLREAVTHPDTGEVIAEAGTLIDEDLALRLAEAPLKVLPVEPTVTNDVVYLTADQEDQHVIAQAGTRVDEHGRLLDKRTSVRFNQRFMVESADRVDYMDVSPKQIVSVSAALIPFLEHDDANRALMGSNMQRQAVPLLRPEVPVVGTGMERQSALDSGQVVLAAENGEVVSSTGREVVVRNAAGKNRTYSLRRYNRSNQSTCLDQRPIVSRGDRVVKGTALADSSSTDNGELALGQNVLVAFVSWEGGNYEDAILVSEQLVRDDKFSSIHIEKHEVEARETKLGPEEITRDIPNVGEDALRNLDEEGIIHVGAEVGPGDILVGKITPKGETELSPEEKLLRAIFGEKAWEVKDSSLRLPHGERGKVVEVRVFSRDEHRDMSAGVDKMVRVSVAQQRKVSEGDKMAGRHGNKGVISRIVPIEDMPYLADGTPVDIILNPLGVPARMNVGQILETHLGWAADRLGFRAVSPVFDGADEAEIAGELSRAWLSDRAWSDLQKRAWAYLAEQQIDTESLEDDWEAVQDYMRQNLDESDAEDLDEVLRDPMASRLAWLRHWLTEKGLDAERLCPGTILNNALPEAQESSRLATLACLRLWLSDLGVDVSGIRDEQLELEARKASEARNIPLPTSGKAILYNGKTGEPFDRPVTVGVIYMMKLAHLVEDKVHARSTGPYSLVTQQPLGGKAQQGGQRFGEMEVWALEAYGAAHTLQEMLTVKSDDVNSRVKAYEAIVKGERIQEPSIPESFRVLVKELQGLGLAVQVLNENGELVQFGRDESEDFMPKLGLGLGLPGYARRPRVG
- a CDS encoding flavodoxin → MKILVVFYSSSGTTRRVGQAFATQLGADVEDIQEVKPRHLDVTEPGGIGKLVKIMLAGAEANLGLSVPILPATHNAADYDLILLGTPLWGSSLPGPVRSYIVKHREQFKAVAFFATCQGPNPNARCFAQMEKASGKAPVATATYQANHVLIGDLAELVAGFVKQIRRSA
- a CDS encoding adenosine nucleotide hydrolase NudE, whose product is MSSWKTLSRRVILEHSMYLTVEEHTVELPDGRVIEHWPWIITPDFVNVLPYSAGGEFLCFRQEKYALEGLSLAPVGGYIEPGEAPLAAAQRELREEMGCIADEWVHLGSYKAGANRGIATGHLYLALDARQSGEPCSDDLEPQELVRLSPREMEDAVMAGEFKLVPWSANVALALLALRRRGIRWD
- a CDS encoding Metallo-beta-lactamase L1 precursor, which codes for MQIHTITRGPFNRYLIGDSGWILVDTGIPRTERMVLSALREYHVAPRELRLILLTHGHIDHAGAAAALKRLTGARVAIHERDRELVETGRVVVPAMWNPAVRAMAKPIDWVASLMRFPPVPADIVIHDEGLDLAEFGVRGRVIYTPGHTVGSISLVLDSGEAFVGDLGAGVGIGGGKARIPPAGNDRQQVLESWRRLFALNVTRIYPGHGPDLPASEMRAALGW
- the ycgJ_2 gene encoding putative methyltransferase YcgJ, which produces MTGRGTSAAAGSCPGKDHLERVRDAVADYYAAFVERMSLDEASCPSLFRFGASQVIEELYGTRTAEELEQVQGVSLGCGNPLSAAALATGQVVLDLGCGLGLDCLLAAKAVGSSGRVVGIDLVDDMVKRALLTARSAGQDNAGFVRCAMESVPLSSGSVDVVISNCAVNLSADKRAVLSEAARLLKPGGRLVVYDILSDAVVPDEVCSDLGRWAGCVGGVLTAEQYVRHLNRAGLVEARVREAGSAEGLLERVPGAPRLYVGEITARRQ
- a CDS encoding Cysteine-rich secretory protein family protein, producing MFPSGGDWFQTHRAVGRRMVWVCLWLALLCSAALSCCGVSVHDPGQARRPPTPRPETPTTVPYLGEGAQVVSDEAWGSTELLPAARLTDGLTVDNLNRAPSAAFFREHYRISEHVAVSWSGGYSQCKPGATSAEYREAVVHRINYFRAMAGVPASIVLDATMNAAAQHAALMMAANGKVSHTPDPEWYCYSEEGDRAAGASNLYAGVWGPRAIDGYMEDPGELNYHVPHRRWLLYPRTRVMGTGDVPGRSGFLGANALMVWGPRSLARPQTRDGFVAWPPPGYVPYQVVYPRWSFSYDGADFQRASIAMSRGDEAVLLAVMPLASGYGENTIVWQPELAVGVAPQRDIWYTVHINDVRIEGVTHDFSYAVIVFDPDAPYVP